In one window of Halomarina pelagica DNA:
- a CDS encoding ArsR family transcriptional regulator — protein MLTEGEVRALTALHGEQTVSDLATNLDRSLSYTSELVDRLETAGLVETRRQGKTKQLRLSDAKALELLTDLMQQYSHIDWPELLSGAALRVCYYLDTPRTATDLARRADVHRSTVHRALAPLQHRGIIYQIDTGAYALNDGFEQLSAFARELAHHAHRQTIEEQADTYTILWESLEEFLVQTTTEITDDHFIPTGPDQFQQYGLLLLARDRRYYLYSETLDDLSPETLCCHMLVIDSGARAQSYCLLLLSHVDIDRDELRTQAVKYGVDDVVDELCTYLDTSGDQRTSRLPEWEDFQELADEYGVTV, from the coding sequence ATGCTCACAGAAGGCGAGGTTCGCGCCCTCACTGCCCTCCACGGTGAGCAGACGGTCTCTGACCTCGCAACGAATCTCGATCGGAGTCTCAGCTACACCTCAGAACTCGTTGACCGGCTCGAAACGGCTGGCCTCGTCGAGACACGTCGACAGGGCAAAACAAAGCAGCTTCGACTGTCGGACGCAAAGGCACTCGAGTTACTCACGGACCTCATGCAGCAGTATTCACACATCGACTGGCCGGAGCTGTTGTCAGGGGCAGCCCTCCGTGTGTGCTACTACCTCGATACCCCACGGACCGCGACTGATCTCGCACGCCGCGCCGACGTCCACCGAAGTACCGTCCACCGGGCGCTTGCCCCGCTTCAACATCGCGGAATCATCTACCAAATCGACACCGGTGCGTACGCACTGAATGACGGCTTCGAACAGCTGAGTGCATTCGCTCGTGAGCTTGCCCATCACGCCCACCGCCAGACTATCGAAGAGCAGGCCGACACGTACACGATCCTCTGGGAATCTCTCGAGGAGTTCCTTGTGCAGACGACGACTGAGATCACCGACGACCACTTCATTCCGACAGGGCCAGACCAATTCCAACAATACGGCCTACTACTCTTGGCACGTGACCGTCGGTACTACCTCTATTCGGAGACGTTGGATGACCTCTCCCCGGAGACACTGTGCTGCCACATGCTCGTGATCGATTCGGGCGCACGAGCCCAGTCATACTGTCTGCTCTTGCTCAGTCACGTCGACATCGACCGCGACGAGCTACGAACACAAGCCGTGAAGTACGGCGTCGATGATGTCGTCGACGAACTCTGTACGTATCTCGACACCAGCGGTGACCAGCGAACGTCTCGACTTCCGGAATGGGAGGACTTCCAGGAATTGGCCGACGAGTACGGGGTGACAGTATGA
- a CDS encoding nucleotidyltransferase domain-containing protein codes for MGSQSIQKGTSLELPIPVPPTTLFRHKSTGEILAVLVDNPYTAFGIRDLSRATNHPHRSISSAIDDLEAIDFVEVEHAGRKKLVRINRSRLSKPDDPIIQIPQDEFHVPVRELVRRLTDQIEEIHGIVLFGSVARGDADRRSDIDCFVLVDGTQATAQQTAHEITSELNEEAFDGDRYKFHVLVESVESAHRYGNRLREIFATGLTLKTSETLTQLKEEVLTNGQ; via the coding sequence ATGGGCAGTCAAAGTATCCAGAAGGGCACATCACTCGAGCTGCCGATCCCCGTCCCTCCTACCACCCTCTTTAGACACAAGTCTACGGGGGAAATTCTTGCAGTACTCGTCGACAATCCCTATACTGCGTTCGGAATTCGGGATTTGAGCAGAGCGACGAATCACCCCCATCGAAGTATTTCGTCAGCCATCGACGATCTCGAAGCAATTGACTTCGTCGAAGTTGAGCACGCCGGGCGGAAAAAACTCGTTCGTATCAATCGTAGCCGACTTAGCAAACCCGACGATCCGATCATTCAGATCCCACAGGACGAATTTCACGTCCCCGTCCGAGAGCTCGTGAGAAGGTTAACTGACCAGATAGAGGAGATCCACGGAATCGTCCTCTTTGGCAGTGTTGCCCGAGGGGACGCCGACCGGCGAAGCGATATCGATTGCTTCGTGCTCGTGGACGGCACCCAGGCGACAGCCCAGCAAACCGCCCACGAAATTACATCGGAGCTGAACGAGGAAGCCTTCGATGGTGACCGCTACAAATTCCACGTCCTCGTCGAATCCGTCGAGAGCGCACACCGCTACGGGAATCGACTGCGCGAGATCTTCGCTACGGGCCTGACGCTCAAAACCTCCGAAACGCTCACGCAGCTCAAAGAGGAGGTGCTCACGAATGGACAATAG
- a CDS encoding helix-turn-helix domain-containing protein — MFEQIDAEISEDQAKLLATIHAAEEGIPTGRLREAVSIPSGSMHYHLTRLEDWDLVDVVGRQEEGGGSPSKVWETTERGAIYLERPGRTAPTTFQDLLTHIDDLERDLDRGDDTDRTSRRRARYKPALCLRRQDRCATGSTLAPCLGLLVQLSLNSERIPSSS; from the coding sequence GTGTTCGAGCAAATCGATGCCGAGATCTCCGAGGACCAGGCGAAACTCCTCGCAACGATCCACGCTGCTGAGGAAGGCATACCGACTGGCCGATTGCGAGAGGCGGTCTCGATCCCCTCCGGAAGCATGCACTACCACCTCACCCGTCTCGAAGACTGGGATCTCGTCGATGTCGTCGGTCGTCAAGAGGAGGGCGGCGGCTCGCCCTCGAAGGTATGGGAGACGACTGAGCGGGGCGCCATCTACCTCGAACGGCCCGGTCGCACCGCTCCGACGACGTTCCAGGATCTGCTCACGCACATCGACGATCTCGAACGCGACCTCGACCGTGGCGATGATACAGATAGAACGTCTCGAAGGAGGGCGAGATATAAACCGGCACTTTGTCTACGACGCCAGGATCGATGCGCCACCGGATCGACACTCGCCCCCTGCCTCGGTCTGCTGGTCCAACTATCCTTAAACAGCGAGAGAATCCCATCATCGTCATGA
- a CDS encoding glycoside hydrolase family 97 catalytic domain-containing protein — protein MSGTPNGNEDRRRESTSTTWLDRRNVLSGFAGLLAAAAYTVEVPESVSATISNETDTDIQTVASPDGSIRVTLDVSTGVPAYTVSFDGTEYVKSSALGFDFRNQPPFGATADGASGTRITVTGSETGVATETWEPVWGQYATVSEDYAFLRVGLAETSAPGRTANVEFRVFDDGVGFRFVLGDDFASNSGRTVIASENTQFNFADDYTAWWIDNEFVNPRFEQEYRETKLSDVESGTRTARPNGNTIRNGAHTPFTVKAGEDAYLSVHEADLTDYATMSLAPRSDDGGTDFAAELAPLPDGTKVSTEPPTVTPWRTIQLTDSPGELVESSLIPLLNDELNESVLPTVDGEPDTGWITPRKYVGIWWTMIAGNANWEYKSDTEIEANGNDPAGYIHGARTERMKRYMRFASENCIESVLVEGWNQGWNSFPGSGVTMDFDRSYPDFDLTEVTDYGQSLAPTVEMTAHNETAGNLVTYEEQILNDDIFQYYEDNGIRSIKNGYVNDDGLGHTGDGGTATTSQHSQIAVNHHELVARKAAANRQLLERHEADKPTGKRRTYPNLTSTETVKAQEYDGFGALASDVSPAHHVTLPFTRMLAGPASYQPGIFDITFNDDTGGRIQTTRAKQLAMYPNYNAGLQMVADRIEAYVNPELEIGELLQAAAGDLDGFVTADEWRNAFGTNYVAVDPNRVPSGSSVSWTVTDVPSDGAYDLHLRYASAPEENATRVVEAGEPRATLRVNDSTETITPPFTRYWDDWRVFTTRVELTEGENSIAVELHYDDSGETFTGDVGGFNLNTIAVTESGAESPVPAEYEGYTPENENFETEPEFDFLRKVPAGGWEDTVVVEAEIGEHIVTARRKGEEWYVGAMTDGDGRAVDVPLEFLNPGKNGTRARGPKYVAEIYSDGSDTRFDENPTDVRMDELIVDPSTTILASMAASGGQAIRLRPVSGTDMRVLPTYEPPEQEYVSFEAPEVAVAGEPITVTITGVNSGSVVGGDTLRVFVDGEDVGAAFVRLAPGESESTVQFELPVLSSGEHEIRIGRSLDEALPAQTIRVLPVLSLSPTWSFHRGDDAAWAAPDYDDSDWERVELPASWEDHSEYTEDQVFGWYRKTITVPNSWEDYEEDLLLPVGKIDDVDRTFVNGEAVGQSGSFPDDGFSTAWQVPREYSVPAEIVNYGGENVIAIRVYDEFGGGGLYAGPIGPVRPDYDTA, from the coding sequence ATGTCCGGCACTCCGAACGGAAACGAGGATCGTCGTAGAGAATCGACCTCCACCACCTGGCTCGACCGGCGGAACGTCCTGAGCGGGTTCGCTGGATTGCTCGCTGCCGCTGCATACACCGTAGAGGTCCCTGAATCGGTATCTGCGACGATCTCGAACGAGACCGATACCGATATACAGACTGTCGCTTCTCCCGACGGGAGCATTCGAGTAACGCTCGATGTCTCTACTGGCGTACCCGCGTACACTGTCTCGTTCGACGGGACCGAGTACGTCAAATCCTCGGCGCTGGGCTTCGATTTCCGGAATCAACCACCGTTCGGCGCTACAGCGGACGGTGCCAGCGGTACGAGGATTACGGTCACGGGAAGCGAGACCGGTGTCGCAACCGAGACGTGGGAGCCGGTGTGGGGTCAGTATGCCACCGTTTCGGAGGACTACGCGTTTCTCCGCGTCGGGTTGGCTGAGACGAGTGCGCCGGGGCGGACAGCGAACGTGGAGTTTCGCGTGTTCGACGACGGAGTGGGGTTCCGATTCGTCCTCGGCGACGATTTCGCCAGTAACAGCGGACGCACCGTCATCGCCTCGGAGAATACCCAGTTCAACTTCGCCGACGACTACACGGCCTGGTGGATCGACAACGAGTTCGTCAATCCCCGGTTCGAGCAGGAGTACAGGGAGACGAAGCTCAGCGACGTCGAGTCCGGAACCCGAACCGCCCGTCCGAACGGTAACACCATTCGAAACGGTGCGCACACCCCGTTCACCGTCAAAGCCGGCGAGGACGCGTATCTGAGCGTCCACGAGGCGGACCTTACGGATTACGCCACGATGTCGCTCGCCCCCCGATCCGACGACGGTGGGACGGACTTCGCGGCGGAACTCGCACCGCTTCCCGACGGGACGAAGGTGTCGACCGAACCGCCGACAGTGACCCCCTGGCGGACGATACAGCTTACGGACAGCCCAGGCGAACTCGTAGAATCGTCACTGATTCCGCTTCTCAACGACGAACTGAACGAGTCGGTGCTCCCGACCGTCGACGGCGAACCCGACACGGGCTGGATTACGCCCCGCAAGTACGTCGGCATCTGGTGGACGATGATCGCGGGGAACGCCAACTGGGAGTACAAGTCCGACACAGAGATCGAGGCGAACGGGAACGATCCGGCAGGGTACATCCACGGTGCCCGCACCGAACGGATGAAGCGGTACATGCGGTTCGCCAGCGAGAACTGCATCGAGAGCGTGCTCGTCGAAGGATGGAATCAGGGCTGGAACAGCTTCCCCGGGTCGGGGGTGACGATGGACTTCGACCGGTCGTATCCCGACTTCGATCTGACCGAGGTCACCGACTACGGGCAGTCACTCGCTCCGACTGTCGAGATGACCGCCCACAACGAGACAGCCGGGAACCTCGTCACCTACGAGGAGCAGATCCTGAACGACGATATCTTTCAGTACTACGAGGACAACGGTATCCGCAGTATCAAGAACGGATACGTCAACGACGACGGACTGGGTCACACGGGGGACGGCGGAACGGCGACCACCAGCCAACACAGCCAGATCGCGGTCAACCACCACGAACTGGTCGCCCGAAAGGCGGCGGCGAATCGCCAGTTGCTCGAGCGCCACGAGGCCGACAAGCCGACCGGGAAGCGCCGTACGTATCCGAACCTGACGTCCACCGAGACGGTCAAGGCACAGGAATACGACGGCTTCGGTGCGCTCGCCTCCGACGTCAGCCCGGCCCACCACGTCACCCTGCCGTTCACCCGGATGCTGGCCGGTCCGGCGAGCTACCAGCCGGGTATCTTCGACATCACCTTCAACGACGATACCGGCGGGCGGATCCAGACGACGCGGGCCAAACAGCTCGCGATGTACCCGAACTACAACGCCGGGCTGCAGATGGTCGCCGATCGCATCGAGGCCTACGTAAACCCGGAACTGGAGATCGGTGAACTCCTGCAGGCGGCCGCCGGAGACCTGGACGGGTTCGTCACCGCCGACGAGTGGCGCAACGCGTTCGGGACGAACTACGTCGCAGTCGACCCGAACCGAGTGCCGTCCGGATCGTCGGTCTCGTGGACGGTCACGGACGTCCCGTCGGATGGGGCGTACGACCTGCACCTGCGCTACGCCAGTGCGCCCGAAGAGAACGCGACTCGAGTCGTCGAAGCTGGCGAGCCACGGGCCACGCTCCGGGTGAACGACTCGACCGAGACGATCACGCCGCCGTTCACGCGGTACTGGGACGACTGGCGAGTGTTCACGACGCGGGTCGAACTCACCGAAGGTGAGAACAGCATCGCCGTCGAACTGCACTACGACGACTCCGGGGAGACGTTCACCGGCGACGTCGGCGGGTTCAATCTCAACACGATAGCGGTCACCGAGAGCGGGGCGGAGTCGCCGGTGCCAGCCGAGTACGAGGGATACACCCCGGAGAACGAGAACTTCGAGACGGAGCCTGAATTCGATTTTCTACGGAAGGTTCCCGCGGGCGGCTGGGAGGACACGGTCGTCGTCGAGGCCGAAATCGGCGAGCACATCGTTACCGCCCGGCGAAAGGGCGAGGAGTGGTACGTCGGCGCGATGACCGACGGCGACGGTCGCGCCGTCGATGTGCCGCTCGAGTTCCTCAATCCGGGAAAGAACGGTACGCGGGCACGGGGCCCGAAGTACGTCGCCGAGATCTACTCGGACGGGAGCGACACCCGTTTCGACGAGAACCCGACCGACGTGCGGATGGACGAGCTGATCGTCGATCCGAGTACGACGATCCTCGCCTCGATGGCCGCCAGCGGCGGCCAGGCGATTCGGCTACGACCCGTGAGCGGTACAGATATGCGGGTGTTACCGACCTACGAGCCGCCCGAGCAGGAGTACGTCTCCTTCGAGGCACCGGAGGTCGCGGTCGCCGGGGAGCCGATCACCGTCACGATCACGGGGGTGAACTCCGGGTCGGTCGTCGGCGGAGATACCCTGCGCGTCTTCGTCGATGGCGAGGACGTCGGTGCCGCGTTCGTCCGGTTGGCCCCCGGCGAGAGCGAGAGCACCGTCCAGTTCGAACTCCCCGTCCTCTCGTCCGGCGAGCACGAAATACGAATCGGACGGTCGCTGGACGAAGCGCTCCCCGCGCAGACGATACGGGTGCTTCCGGTGCTGTCACTCTCGCCGACCTGGTCGTTCCACAGAGGCGACGACGCGGCCTGGGCGGCACCCGACTACGACGACAGCGACTGGGAACGGGTCGAACTCCCCGCGAGCTGGGAGGACCACTCGGAGTACACGGAGGATCAGGTCTTCGGCTGGTATCGAAAAACGATCACCGTTCCGAATTCCTGGGAGGACTACGAGGAGGACCTACTCCTGCCGGTGGGCAAGATCGACGACGTCGACCGGACGTTCGTCAACGGGGAGGCGGTCGGCCAATCGGGGAGTTTCCCCGACGACGGCTTCAGCACCGCCTGGCAGGTACCGAGAGAGTACTCGGTGCCGGCCGAGATCGTCAACTACGGGGGTGAAAACGTCATCGCGATCAGGGTCTACGACGAGTTCGGCGGCGGCGGCCTCTACGCGGGACCGATCGGTCCCGTCCGGCCGGATTACGACACCGCCTGA
- a CDS encoding TRAM domain-containing protein translates to MGTQPGDQVRVEITDVKETVAFAEPVGDATVR, encoded by the coding sequence ATGGGCACCCAGCCGGGCGACCAGGTGAGGGTGGAGATCACGGACGTGAAGGAGACGGTGGCGTTCGCCGAGCCAGTGGGTGATGCCACTGTTCGCTAA
- a CDS encoding site-specific recombinase xerd, producing MTLLRDLPIIPDPSKKWLNARQRVDYREHREDLLEWLCVFGKDPEHAEGYSHATVKNTAYRTDQFYRWVWEREGYTTDLIRNHADRYLRELAGQDTSTSHKAKCVKALKRLFKWRVHEKGGEPWKPQLTFSDAGNATQPRDFLTKAERSRIREAALKYGSIPSYNSLTTDVHHLVM from the coding sequence ATGACACTCCTCAGAGACCTCCCGATCATCCCAGATCCCTCTAAGAAGTGGCTCAATGCCCGCCAGCGCGTAGACTACAGGGAGCACCGGGAGGACCTCCTTGAGTGGCTCTGCGTGTTCGGGAAGGATCCAGAACACGCGGAGGGCTACTCCCATGCCACGGTCAAGAACACTGCCTACCGGACCGATCAGTTCTATCGGTGGGTCTGGGAGCGGGAGGGATACACAACGGACCTCATCCGGAACCACGCGGACCGCTATCTCCGGGAGTTGGCGGGGCAGGACACTAGTACATCCCACAAAGCCAAATGCGTCAAGGCCCTAAAGCGCCTGTTCAAATGGCGCGTCCACGAGAAGGGAGGAGAACCATGGAAGCCACAACTCACCTTCTCCGATGCAGGGAACGCCACTCAACCGCGGGACTTCCTCACTAAAGCAGAGCGCTCACGGATCAGGGAGGCGGCCCTGAAGTACGGCTCCATCCCCTCATACAACAGCCTCACCACCGATGTACACCATCTAGTGATGTAA
- a CDS encoding HalOD1 output domain-containing protein: MLGYLRICAFEECTIMPEPSLTCQHTIESESSLSTAVIEAVSEASDTASRDLPPLHEVVDPDALNDLFKPQLDGESRTDGEVSFVYDGYEVVVEQETVEVWDAEANTSG; the protein is encoded by the coding sequence ATGCTCGGTTACTTACGCATCTGTGCCTTTGAGGAATGCACGATCATGCCTGAGCCGTCTCTCACCTGCCAGCACACTATAGAGTCCGAGTCATCACTGAGTACCGCCGTTATAGAAGCGGTATCTGAGGCTTCAGATACAGCCTCTCGGGATCTCCCACCGCTTCATGAGGTGGTTGATCCTGACGCTCTAAACGATTTGTTCAAACCCCAGCTGGATGGAGAGTCACGAACAGATGGAGAAGTGAGCTTCGTCTACGACGGGTATGAGGTAGTCGTGGAACAAGAGACCGTAGAGGTCTGGGACGCCGAAGCCAACACTTCGGGGTAG
- a CDS encoding DUF7344 domain-containing protein, translating into MSDWNPTMDLENALNLLSHPYRRAILYCLIEADESLTQDKLAAQIGTWQESAAGGPSEEVHQQICIQLSHCHLPKLAAVNVIEYDKRHGDVVLADKVDDLQPLLDLIQPVDDFPKEMCDCPCQ; encoded by the coding sequence ATGAGTGACTGGAACCCAACAATGGACCTTGAGAATGCATTGAACTTGCTCTCTCATCCATACCGGCGTGCCATCCTCTACTGTCTTATAGAGGCTGACGAGTCACTGACACAAGATAAGCTTGCCGCGCAGATCGGCACGTGGCAAGAGTCGGCAGCAGGAGGGCCATCAGAGGAGGTACATCAGCAGATCTGTATACAGTTGTCCCACTGCCACTTACCCAAGTTGGCCGCCGTGAATGTCATTGAGTACGACAAACGACATGGAGATGTCGTGCTGGCGGACAAAGTAGACGACCTTCAGCCACTACTGGACCTCATCCAGCCGGTGGATGACTTCCCGAAGGAGATGTGTGACTGTCCTTGTCAGTGA